In Crinalium epipsammum PCC 9333, the following are encoded in one genomic region:
- the scpB gene encoding SMC-Scp complex subunit ScpB — MPLASQIEAILYLKGQPLDITAIAEFAGCDRETAEDAIIELMADYAHRDSALEVVETPSGYCLQLRSSFQHLLQTMVPAELGTGALRTLAAIALKGTISQTELVDLRGSGAYQHVQELVEMGFVRKRRQPGGRSFVLQVTDKFHQRFELEQLLPSIEEPSQS; from the coding sequence ATGCCTCTAGCAAGTCAAATTGAAGCCATTCTTTATTTAAAGGGACAACCCCTCGACATTACAGCAATTGCTGAGTTTGCGGGGTGCGATCGCGAAACTGCCGAAGACGCTATTATTGAATTAATGGCAGATTACGCTCATCGGGATAGTGCCTTGGAAGTAGTGGAAACACCATCTGGCTACTGTTTGCAGCTTAGATCGTCGTTTCAACACTTACTACAAACAATGGTTCCTGCTGAGTTGGGTACAGGTGCATTACGAACTTTAGCTGCGATCGCACTCAAAGGTACAATTAGCCAAACAGAACTTGTCGATCTACGCGGTAGCGGTGCTTATCAGCACGTCCAAGAACTTGTAGAAATGGGATTTGTGCGTAAACGTCGGCAACCAGGCGGGCGGTCTTTTGTTTTACAAGTAACTGACAAATTCCACCAACGCTTTGAATTAGAACAACTACTGCCATCCATAGAGGAACCATCTCAATCCTAA
- a CDS encoding TIGR02450 family Trp-rich protein, protein MPKKQKFPYLINSKWTANQKTWGWRHFQVVNRKNEGKWVFAEMVAACDPNVRFWINAKSLKDLNQWQAGWQSLQEMEETNDSDLEKELVFY, encoded by the coding sequence ATGCCGAAAAAACAAAAATTTCCTTACTTAATTAATTCTAAATGGACTGCTAACCAAAAAACTTGGGGTTGGAGACACTTTCAAGTTGTCAACCGCAAAAACGAAGGCAAGTGGGTATTTGCGGAAATGGTGGCAGCTTGCGATCCTAATGTGCGTTTTTGGATCAATGCTAAATCGCTAAAGGATCTCAATCAGTGGCAAGCGGGTTGGCAATCATTACAAGAAATGGAAGAAACTAATGATTCAGATCTAGAAAAGGAGCTAGTTTTTTATTAA